From the genome of Cytobacillus luteolus, one region includes:
- a CDS encoding class I SAM-dependent methyltransferase, producing MDYRGPEVYEKEDFLSNYMKRRSRKDSPNNAIEGPIIYELIGDFQNKDILDLGCGDASFGKELLNHGANLYIGVEGSELMAASAKLNLINQNATILHETVETFSYPMNKFDFVTSRFVIHYVSDIHLLFKNVHKTLKDKGKFIFSIQHPLTTSSFLSKQSGEKRENWVVDDYFIEGERKEPWINKTVVKYHRTIEHYYTALTKAGFTVNDLREGMPKREHFSNEEEFARRLRIPVVLAFSCKK from the coding sequence ATGGATTATAGGGGACCAGAGGTTTATGAAAAGGAGGATTTTCTTTCGAATTATATGAAGAGGAGATCTAGAAAGGATAGTCCTAACAATGCAATTGAAGGTCCTATCATTTATGAACTTATAGGAGATTTTCAAAATAAAGATATATTAGATTTAGGTTGTGGTGATGCTTCGTTTGGAAAGGAATTACTAAACCACGGTGCAAATCTTTACATAGGTGTAGAAGGTTCTGAACTTATGGCAGCTTCCGCAAAACTTAATCTAATTAATCAAAATGCAACAATTCTCCACGAGACAGTGGAAACATTTAGTTATCCAATGAATAAATTTGATTTTGTTACTTCTAGGTTTGTGATCCACTATGTTTCAGATATTCATTTACTGTTTAAAAACGTACATAAAACGTTGAAAGACAAGGGTAAATTTATTTTCAGTATACAACATCCTCTCACTACCTCATCGTTTCTCAGTAAACAATCAGGTGAAAAGAGGGAGAACTGGGTAGTTGATGATTATTTTATCGAAGGAGAAAGAAAAGAACCCTGGATAAATAAAACAGTCGTAAAATACCATCGAACTATAGAACATTACTATACAGCACTTACTAAAGCCGGCTTTACAGTCAATGATTTACGTGAAGGAATGCCTAAGCGTGAACATTTTAGTAATGAAGAAGAGTTTGCTCGAAGACTAAGAATCCCAGTCGTGCTAGCATTTTCTTGTAAGAAGTAA
- a CDS encoding NUDIX domain-containing protein, producing the protein MENRPRAFAALIKGDSILMVHVVTGSKDFWTLPGGGLEAEETFEDAVVREVQEEVNLKVKVVKELFTGTYERGIEKCFLVEEIEKASIPTLGYDPELPRHQQELKEVKWHSITNVREDLHVSKVIEALNLKV; encoded by the coding sequence ATGGAAAATAGACCTAGAGCGTTTGCAGCACTTATAAAAGGTGATTCCATTCTAATGGTACACGTCGTAACCGGTTCAAAAGACTTTTGGACGTTACCAGGTGGGGGGTTAGAAGCTGAAGAGACATTTGAGGACGCTGTTGTGCGTGAGGTACAGGAAGAAGTTAATTTAAAGGTGAAGGTAGTTAAAGAATTATTTACTGGGACATATGAACGTGGTATTGAAAAGTGTTTTTTGGTTGAAGAGATAGAGAAAGCATCAATACCCACATTAGGTTACGATCCCGAGCTACCCAGGCACCAGCAAGAATTAAAGGAAGTAAAATGGCATTCGATTACGAACGTTCGAGAGGATTTACATGTTTCAAAGGTTATTGAAGCTCTGAATCTAAAGGTATAA
- a CDS encoding serine hydrolase domain-containing protein yields the protein MIVVVILSSLLIQNEIHAAIDNKNEKIIKIESEIEQNMIRHNIPGMSFALVNADGIVFSKGYGTLDSRDDTLVINEDTNFHIGSLSKVFVSLAIMKLHEEKKISVEKPVVDYLPWFSTKDEQLSKQIKIKHLLSHTSGLPGRLNVHEIEETDRQEIISQIKKKLRNAKLVGTPGDTYEYTNMNTDLLQLVIEEVTGKKFTTYMETNIFNPLNMSRTGYFIFNGSHLSNTAMGHRYHWGKIKPYDEKLVYATSGSAGLSSNGNDLSKFI from the coding sequence ATGATTGTAGTCGTAATTCTTTCTTCCTTGCTTATACAAAATGAAATCCATGCAGCTATAGATAATAAAAATGAAAAAATAATAAAAATAGAATCTGAGATCGAACAAAATATGATTAGACATAATATACCAGGCATGTCATTTGCATTAGTGAATGCGGATGGTATTGTATTTTCAAAAGGGTATGGAACGTTAGACTCAAGAGACGACACTCTAGTAATAAATGAAGATACTAACTTTCATATCGGTTCATTGTCAAAAGTTTTTGTATCCTTAGCAATTATGAAACTACATGAAGAGAAGAAAATTAGTGTAGAAAAACCTGTAGTAGATTACCTCCCCTGGTTCTCAACAAAGGATGAACAATTATCAAAACAAATCAAGATCAAGCATTTATTAAGCCATACTAGCGGGTTGCCGGGTCGGCTTAATGTTCATGAAATTGAAGAGACAGATAGACAAGAGATTATTAGTCAAATCAAAAAGAAACTAAGAAATGCTAAGCTAGTAGGAACACCAGGTGATACATACGAGTATACAAATATGAACACTGACTTGTTGCAGCTAGTGATTGAAGAAGTCACAGGTAAGAAATTTACGACATATATGGAAACAAATATTTTTAATCCATTAAATATGAGTCGTACTGGATATTTTATTTTTAATGGTAGTCATTTATCCAATACAGCTATGGGACATCGCTATCATTGGGGAAAGATAAAACCTTATGATGAAAAGTTAGTGTATGCCACCTCTGGTTCAGCAGGCTTATCTTCAAATGGTAATGATTTATCGAAGTTCATCTAA